The Kwoniella dendrophila CBS 6074 chromosome 1, complete sequence genome contains a region encoding:
- a CDS encoding oxoglutarate dehydrogenase (succinyl-transferring), E1 component, which produces MLRTIPKNIHLKSLSTPRALSIARPSSSCLSQKRNYATEAEAPSKNDLFANGGNTYYTEEMYRLWKQDPKSVHASWAVYFSSLDKGIPSSSAFSPPPGFIGAASGVPTAADGSPKMSVEGGGDVTDYLKVQLLIRAYQVRGHHIANLDPLHIQAADLDSRVPPELKLDYYGWTEADLKKEFKLGDGILPRFKGAVNNDKLTLGQIVDELKRMYCTHVGLQYVHIVDRGQCDWLRERVEIPEQWKYSTEEKRMILDRLMWSELFEKFIASKYPNEKRFGLEGCESLIPGMKALIDRSVDSGVKSIVMGMPHRGRLNVLGNVIRKPIEAILNEFANTDKDDTGGGDVKYHLGANYVRPTPSGKKVSLSLVANPSHLEAEDPVVLGKTRAIQHFEGDEGTGDSAMGVLLHGDAAFAGQGVVYETTGMQGLPNYGTGGTVHLIVNNQIGFTTDPRFSRSTPYPSDIAKSIDAPIFHVNGDDVEAVNYVCTIAADWRAKFKKDVVVDIVCYRRYGHNETDQPSFTQPKMYKAIQKQPTVLSIYTDKLIKEGTFTEKEIDEHRQWVWGMLEKAYDGSKDYKPSPREWLSSSWEGFPTPKELAENVLPHLPTGAEEETLKKIGEVISSFPEGFTPHKNLARIIATRGRSVSDGKNIDWSTAEALAIGTLCLEGTHVRISGQDVERGTFSQRHAVIHDQENEQTYQPLKHLGSEQGSFTVCNSHLSEFGTLGFELGYSLVSPNSLTIWEAQFGDFANNAQCIIDQFIASGERKWLQRTGLVLSLPHGYDGQGPEHSSGRIERFLQLCDDEPRIYPSEDKLNRQHQDCNMQIVYPTTPANYFHVLRRQNKREFRKPLVIFFSKSLLRHPLARSSLEEMTGETTFQRYLPDPHPENLVEPSKIRRHILCSGQVYFQLLKEREDKGLNDVAISRLEQLSPLPYDLLTPHLDKYPNADLVWAQEEPLNNGPWTYVQPRLITALKQTENHQGKVPIYAGRKPSSSVATGNKNAHKKEIEMINEMAFSKTEEAP; this is translated from the exons atGTTACGAACAATACCGAAAAACATACATTTAAAATCTCTCTCTACACCTAGAGCTCTTTCAATCGCTCgaccttcttcatcgtgTTTATCCCAGAAACGAAATTACGCcactgaagctgaagcaccAAGCAAAAATGACTTGTTTGCCAATGGTGGTAACACTTACTATACTGAGGA GATGTACCGACTGTGGAAACAAGATCCAAAATCAGTTCACGCTTCTTGGGCTGTATACTTCTCTAGCCTTGACAAAGGCATTCCATCATCTTCCGCTTTCAGTCCACCACCTGGTTTCATCGGTGCTGCAAGTGGAGTACCCACAGCTGCTGATGGTTCCCCTAAAATGagtgttgaaggtggtggagaCGTCACAGATTATCTTAAA GTACAACTCCTTATTCGAGCTTATCAAGTTCGAGGTCATCACATTGCCAACCTTGATCCCCTTCACATCCAAGCTGCTGACCTTGATAGTCGTGTACCACCAGAATTGAAACTCGACTACTATGGCTGGACAGAAGCAGatttaaagaaagaattcaAACTTGGTGATGGTATTCTTCCTCGATTCAAGGGAGCAGTAAACAATGATAAATTGACTTTAGGTCAAATCGTTGACGAGTTAAAGCGAATGTACT GTACCCACGTCGGTTTACAATACGTTCACATTGTTGACAGAGGACAATGTGATTGGTTAAGAGAAAGAGTTGAAATTCCTGAACAATGGAAATACTCCACCGAAGAAAAACGAATGATTCTTGATCGATTAATGTGGTCAGAACTTTTCGAGAAATTCATTGCATCAAAATACCCTAACGAAAAGAGATTCGGCTTAGAAGGTTGTGAATCTTTAATTCCTGGTATGAAAGCTCTGATCGATCGATCAGTCGATTCCGGTGTCAAATCAATCGTTATGGGTATGCCTCATAGAGGTAGACTTAACGTTCTCGGTAACGTTATTAGAAAACCAATTGAAGCCATCTTGAATGAATTTGCCAACactgataaagatgatactggtggtggtgatgttAAATACCACTTGGGTGCCAACTACGTTCGACCAACACCAAGTGGAAAGAAAGTTTCCCTTTCCCTCGTTGCCAACCCTTCTCActtagaagctgaagatccAGTCGTTCTCGGTAAAACCAGAGCTATTCAACATTtcgaaggtgatgaaggtacCGGAGATTCTGCTATGGGTGTCTTACTCCACGGTGATGCCGCTTTCGCCGGTCAAGGTGTCGTCTACGAAACAACCGGTATGCAAGGTCTCCCCAACTACGGTACAGGTGGTACAGTCCACTTAATCGtcaacaatcaaattggTTTCACTACCGACCCTCGATTCTCTCGATCAACTCCCTACCCATCAGATATCGCCAAGTCCATTGATGCTCCTATCTTCCACGTCAATGGTGACGATGTAGAAGCTGTCAACTACGTTTGTACTATCGCTGCCGATTGGAGAGCTAAATTCAAGAAGGATGTCGTAGTAGACATTGTCTGTTACAGAAGATACGGTCACAACGAAACCGATCAACCTTCATTTACTCAACCTAAAATGTACAAAGCCATCCAAAAACAACCCACCGTTTTATCCATCTACACCGATAAATTAATTAAAGAAGGTACTTTcactgaaaaagaaatcgATGAACACAGACAATGGGTTTGGGGTATGTTAGAAAAGGCTTACGATGGATCTAAAGATTACAAACCATCACCTAGAGAATGgctttcatcatcatggGAAGGTTTCCCAACACCTAAGGAACTTGCCGAAAACGTTCTTCCTCACTTACCAActggtgcagaagaagaaactctCAAGAAGATTGGAGAAgttatttcatctttcccaGAAGGTTTCACACCGCACAAGAACCTTGCAAGAATCATTGCTACAAGAGGACGATCAGTATCTGATGGTAAAAACATTGATTGGTCAACTGCCGAAGCTTTAGCCATCGGTACATTATGTTTAGAAGGAACACATGTTAGAATTTCAGGTCAAGATGTTGAGAGAGGTACATTCTCTCAAAGACATGCAGTCATACACGATCAAGAAAATGAACAAACTTATCAACCATTAAAACATTTAGGTAGTGAACAAGGTTCATTCACTGTATGTAATTCAcatttatctgaatttggTACTTTAGGTTTCGAATTAGGTTATTCATTAGTTTCACCAAACTCATTAACAATTTGGGAAGCTCAATTCGGTGATTTCGCAAATAATGCTCAATGtattattgatcaattcattGCTTCAGGTGAAAGAAAATGGTTACAAAGAACTGGTTTAGTACTCTCTTTACCTCATGGTTATGATGGTCAAGGTCCAGAACACTCTTCAGgtagaattgaaagattctTACAATtatgtgatgatgaaccaaGAATCTACCCATCGGAAGACAAATTGAATAGACAACATCAAGATTGTAACATGCAAATTGTATATCCAAC TACACCTGCAAACTACTTCCATGTTTTGAGACGACAGAATAAGAGAGAATTCCGAAAACCT cttgtcatcttcttctctaaatCCCTCTTACGACATCCATTAGCACGATCatcattagaagaaatgaCTGGTGAAACAACATTCCAAAGATACTTACCTGATCCTCATCCAGAGAATTTAGTTGAACCATCTAAGATCAGAAGACACATATTATGTTCTGGACAAGTATACTTCCAATTATTGAAAGAACGTGAAGATAAAGGATTAAATGATGTTGCAATTTCAAGATTGGAACAattatcaccattaccatatGATTTATTAACACCACATTTAGATAAATATCCAAATGCTGATTTAGTTTGGGCTCAAGAGGAACCTTTGAATAATGGTCCATGGACATATGTTCAACCTAGATTAATCACTGCACTGAAACAAACCGAAAACCATCAAGGAAAAGTACCTATCTACGCAGGTAgaaaaccttcttcttcagttgcTACAGGTAATAAAAACGCTcacaaaaaagaaattgaaatgattAACGAAATGGCTTTCTCAAAAACTGAAGAAGCTCCATAA